In Tripterygium wilfordii isolate XIE 37 chromosome 15, ASM1340144v1, whole genome shotgun sequence, one DNA window encodes the following:
- the LOC119979886 gene encoding protein FAR-RED IMPAIRED RESPONSE 1-like, with protein MSTTQRSESMHAFFDGYVNSKTTLKQFVEQYDNALRNNVEKEYQADFDSFHKQVPCATFYEMEKQIQSLYTTAKFKEFQTELTGMMYCGIKSVAKSANVSQYVLDEDVVFGEDGMKKVAFNVYFDDCSSEVRCTCFRFEFRGILCRHAITVLIRNGQSLLPSHYVFRRWRKDVRRCHTRVKINYEGWIITSEQRRYDNLCNLFTKVADLAADNDDNYGSVMKWIEDAVKNMSTNRVIGSSSTTNIFSNELK; from the coding sequence ATGTCTACAACCCAAAGAAGTGAGAGCATGCACGCATTTTTTGATGGATATGTCAACTCCAAGACAACTTTGAAACAATTTGTGGAGCAATATGATAATGCATTGAGGAACAACGTGGAGAAGGAATATCAAGCTGATTTCGACTCCTTTCACAAGCAAGTTCCATGTGCAACTTTTTATGAAATGGAGAAACAAATTCAAAGTTTGTACACTACGGCAAAGTTTAAGGAGTTTCAAACTGAGTTGACTGGAATGATGTATTGCGGGATCAAATCAGTTGCGAAGAGTGCGAATGTTTCACAATATGTTCTAGATGAAGATGTTGTCTTTGGAGAGGATGGAATGAAAAAAGTAGCCTTCAATGTATACTTCGATGACTGCAGTTCTGAAGTAAGGTGTACTTGTTTTAGGTTTGAGTTTAGAGGCATCCTGTGCAGACATGCAATCACCGTGTTAATCCGTAATGGTCAGTCTCTACTTCCATCTCATTATGTTTTCAGGCGATGGagaaaagatgtgaggagatGTCATACTCGGGTAAAAATCAATTATGAGGGGTGGATCATCACAAGTGAACAACGACGATACGATAATCTGTGTAACTTATTCACAAAAGTGGCAGACTTGGCAGCAGATAATGATGATAATTATGGTAGTGTCATGAAATGGATTGAAGATGCTGTAAAGAATATGTCAACAAACCGAGTTATTGGTTCTAGCTCCACCACCAACATCTTCTCCAATGAGCTGAAGTAA